The Seleniivibrio woodruffii genome segment TCTGGATTCTCTCTTCACTTTCTGTCCTCACGGTCATAGGGTGTTCCCAGAGCTTCCGGTTCGGGAGTTGACCCTTTTTCAAGTCTGAGTGTTGCTATCACAAGCACCACAATTGTAAATATATAGGGAAGCATCATCAGCAGATGGGGCGAAAGGCTTGTGCCCACCGCCTGCATACGAAGCTGCATGGCGTTTATTCCGCCGAACAGATATGCCCCCGCCATTGCTCTGGTGCTGTTCCACTGGGCAAAAATGACCAGCGCAACGGCGATCCAGCCCCTTCCTGCCGACATGTTCTCCACCCAAAAGGGTGTATAGGCAAGGGAGAGGTATGCACCGCCAAGTCCCGCAAGACCTGAGCCGATGAGCACTGCGGACATTCTGTACAGCCCGACGTTGATTCCCGACGTATCCGCCGCTCCCGGGTTTTCGCCCACCGAGCGCAGATACAGACCTGTTTTTGTTTTATAGAAGAAAAGGTGCATCAGAACAACCATCAGGATTGAAAAATACACCAGAACATCCTGATTGAAAAGTGCCTGACCTATATAAGGTATTTTGGAGAGCACAGGTATCTCGAACTTCGAGAATCCGTGTATCGTTATGCCGACGAATGAGCGTCCGAACAGGGAGGTTATTCCTATTCCGAACATGGTGAGCGAAAGTCCGCTCACTATCTGGTTGCCTCTCAGATAGACGCATATGAAGCCGTGGATGGCTCCCGCCGCCATGGCCGCAAAGAAAGCCGCCATAACGCCCATGAAAAGGCTGCCTGTGGTATGTGCGGCGGCGAATCCCGTCAGCGCACCCACCAGCATAAGCCCTTCGACACCAAGGTTTATCACCCCTGAGCGTTCCATAAGGATTGCGCCCAGCGTGGCGAAAAGCAGAGGCGTACCCGCCTTTATTGTTGCAAAGAGCAGTATTTCAATCATTTGCCGCTCCTTTTTATGACGGGTTTGTTGTTTATGAAGAAGTCAGAGGCCAGAATGAAGAACAGTATAAGCCCCTGAAACAGGTTTACGAATGCGACCGGAAGCTGCATGAGGATCTGGAGGCTGTCGCCGCCGACCAGAATAACAGCCATTATGACGGACACTACAAGAACGCCTATGGCACTGCGCCCCGCCAGCCACGCAACTATAATGGCCGTGTAGCCGTAGCCGTGGGATATTCCCTCCTGAAGTCTGCCCTGAACGCCCGCAGACTCGCTGAAACCTGCGATTCCCGCCAGTGCGCCGCTTAAGAACATAACGCCGATTATCTTTTTGTCGATGCTTATCCCTGCATATTTTGCCGCTTTGGGGTTGTTTCCGATAACTTTTATCTCATATCCCCAAACGGTCTTCTCCATGAAAATATAAACCACTGCAACCAGAACCAGAGCCAGCAGGAAACCCGCATGGAGCCTGTAGGTTGAAAGGGTCGGCAGGATAAGGTCGGGCGAAAATCTGGGGGTAAGCGGAAAGTTGAACCCGTTTGGGTCTTTCCAGGGGCCATAGACAAGGTAGGATACCCATGCGATGGCTATATAGTTCATAAGCAGGGTAACGATAATCTCGTTTACTCCCGCCTTTGCTTTCAGAAAACCCGAAACGCTCGCCCAGAGGCCGCCGAACACCACCGCAGTGAGAAACATCACGACTATGCCGGTTATGCCCGTGAGACCTGAATGAAGAGCGATGAGCGATGCGCCCATTGCACCCATATAGAGCTGGCCTTCGGCTCCGATGTTCCATATCTTCATGCGGAAGGCGATGGACACGCCCAGACCGGTCAGTATCAGGGGGGTAGATTTGACCAGTGTCTCGGTGATACCGTAAACGGAGCCGAGAGACTCGTTAAGCATTCCCATGTATGCCTTAAGGGGGTTAACCCCTGCGATAAGCATTATTATTGCCGCCGTTGCCAGTGCAAACAGAACCGACATGAAAGGAGCTACGGCAACAAAAAGTTTTGATGCGTCCTTGCGCTTTTCAAATCTTATCATCGTGCCGTCTCCCCGCTCATGAGAAGGCCAATCTCCTCACGGCTGGTTTTTTCGGGGTCAACGATCCCCGTAATACGTCCTCTGAACATAACCGCTATCCTGTCGGACAGTTTCAGCAGTTCGTCGAGGTCTTCGGATATGACTATTGTGCTCATGTCGTCCTTTCTCGCATCCATGATGACCTTGTGGACATATTCCGCAGAGCCCATGTCCAGTCCTCTTGTGGGATACAGCGCAACAAGAACGCTGGGGCGCATGGAAAGCTCTCTGGCAATTATCACCTTCTGGATGTTTCCGCCGGAAAGCAGTCTGATGGGCGTCCCTTTGGGGCCGGCCTTGATTGCGAATGACTCTATCTGTTTCTCGGCGTTCTCTTTTATGGCTTTAAAGTTCTGGAAGACGAACTTCCTGAACGGCTTTTCCTTGTAACTTTTAAGAATAAGGTTCTCGTCCACAGACATTTCAGGGGCGATCCCCATGCTCTTTCTGTCTTCGGGAACGTGTGCGATGCCTGCGATGTATGCCTTGCGGCTGTCTGCATTGGTGATGTCCCGCCCGTCGGCGAATATCTTTCCTGAGGTCGGGGGCTTAAGCCCTGTGAGCACCTCGGCCAGAGTCTTCTGACCGTTGCCTGCAACACCTGCTATGCCAAGTATCTCCCCTTTGCGGAGGGCTAGGGAGAAGTCGATAAGGTCGCTCATGCCCTTCTCTTTGTCGGCGTTCAGGTTTTCTATGTTGAGCACCGTTTCGGTGAACTCTTTTTTCTCTTTTTCCCAAACGGGGATCTCGTCGGTGCCTATCATTAGACCCGCCAGAACGTTCTCGTCGAACTCGCCTCTGACAAGCTCCTGAACAGTGGTTCCCTTTTTAAGCACCGTAACTCTGTCGGAAAGCTCCATCACCTCACGCATCTTGTGGCTGATGAAAATGACCGCTCTGCCCTCTTTTTTAAGCTGTTTCAGAAAGCCGAACAGTCTGTCGGATTCCTGCGGGGTGAGAACGGCGGTGGGCTCGTCCAGAATAAGCACTTTGCAGTCACGGATAAGCAGTTTGATAAGCTCCACCCACTGCTGCTGACCGATGGAGAGCTTGCGGATGGGTTCGTCCAGCTCAATCTGGAGGCCGAAACGCTCAACTATCTCCTGAATCTGCGCGCGGAGCTTCTTTTTGTTAAGCCAAAAGGACAGGTCGGAAACGGAAAGCAGGATATTTTCAAATACAGTATGGTTGTAAACCAGCATAAAATGCTGATGCACCATGCCGATCCCGGCTTTGATGGAATCTTTGGGCGATCTGAAGATATGCGGCTGTCCGTTAATTCTCAGCGTGCCGCCGTCGGGGCTGTACAGTCCGTTCAAAACGTTCATCAGGGTGGATTTGCCTGCGCCGTTCTCTCCGAGCAGGGTATGTATCTCCCCTTCGAAGATATTCAGGCAGACACCGTCCAGAGCCTTTACCCCCGGAAATGTCTTAACTACGGATTCGACTTTCAGTAGTGCTTCCAATGTTTTTCCTTTTGCTGTAATGTCTCCCCCTTTTTTAAAGGGGGATTAAGGGGGATTAAATTTAAATATAATAAAATCCACCCCGTCCCTCCTTTATGAAAGGAGGGGGAAAGAGGTAAAAAAACAAGTCCCCCCGTCTTTTGGGCGGGGGGACCTGAAATATGAAAATTTCTTTTACTTATTTAGGGATAGTGCCCTGAACGCCCTCAACGAGGAAGTTCATGCTGAGCTGCTCGGGATCTGTCATGCTCTTTCCGGCCTCAACAACAACTTTGCCTGCGTTGTCTTTAATAGGGCCTGCGAAGAGAACGAACTTGCCTGCCTGCATTTCGGCCTTTTTCTCGTTAACGAGTGCCTGAACTTCAGCGGGAACAAGTTTGCTCATAGGAGCAAGGTCAACCAGATTATGCTCAATTCCGTACCAGATCTGCTCGGATTTCCATGTTCCGTTGTGAACAGCTTCAGCAATCTGAGTGTACAGAGGACCCCAGTTCCAGACGGGAGCCGTCAGCCATGCGCCGGGGATCTGAGACGCCATGTCGGTGTTGTAGCCGATGGCGAATGCGCCTCTTTTTTCAGCTGCCTGAAGGGGTGCGGGTGTATCCTGATGCATGGTTATTACGTCTGCTTTAACATCGAGAAGGGACTCAGCCGCATCACGCTCTTTCGCAGGGTCGAACCATGTCTGTGTCCAGACGACTTTAACCACCGCTTTGGGGTTAACACTGCGAGCGCCCATAGTGAAAGCGTTGATGCCTCTGATAACCTCGGGGATGGGGAAAGCGGCAACATAGCCGAGTACGTTTGATTTAGTCATTTTACCGGCAACAATACCTGAAAGGTAACGTGCCTGCTCGATACGGCCGAAATATGTGCCCACGTTGGCGGCAGTTTTGTAGCCTGAGCAGTGCATGAACACTACGTCGGGAAACTTTGCCGCAACTTCAATTGTGGGATCCATATAACCGAAGCTGGTTGTGAAAATAAGGTTGTAGCCTTTCTGTGCAAGGCTGGTGATGATTCTTGTGGATTCAGCGCCTTCCGGAACTGACTCGATGAATGTTACATCTTTAACATAGGGCAGTTTCGCCATAACCTGTCTGCCCATATCGTGAGCAAATGTCCAGCCGCCGTCGCCAACGGGACCGACATATACAAACGCAGCTCTGATCTCTTTGCCCTCGGGAGCAGCTGCTGTTTCAGCGGGAGCCGCAGTTTCGGGAGCTTTCGTTTCCTCTTCCTTTTTCTTGGAACAGCCGGGAAGAACGAGGAAAGCCGCAAGAACCGCCAACAATAACAGTTTTTTCATATAACCACCTCTAAAACGGTCATTACCGTATTCATACATAATTCAGGCCGGAACTTCTGTCAAATTAATTTTGACCCCATGAATCAGCACCGATGTCGATGACGACAGAGTACTCCATAAGAACGTTGAGCATGTATATCTGATTGTTTGAATAGCTAACCTTATATATCTCGTAACCGTCTGTGTCGTAAACTATTTTTGTTTTGCCTTTCATTTCGGTCTTTCCGAACATCTTAACGGAGGATTTGTGAGGATAGTCTCCGGCATAATATATAGCGTATATATCTTTTTCGAACTGCTGAAATTTCGACTCGTCAAGAGGGAGGTTGCGAACCTTTATGGAGTATTTTCCGTCCTCAAGTTTAACATCGGCATTGCCTCTGAAAAACTCGGATTTAAGCTTGAGCGCAAGAAAATCGTCCTCAACCGCAACTTCGCCGTCCAGTGAAAGGGTTCTGTCGCCGCTTGAGATGCTCACTATCTGCTTTGTCACAGGCTTGTTCATAAAGAAATCATAGCCGCACCCGGCAAGCAGAACAGCCGAAAGAACTGAAAACAATATAAGTCTCAAATCGTGCCCCCTTCAAAGAGCGTACTCTATCAGAATAACAGCAAAAAATCAAAAATATTTATGACAATAACCTTACCGTCATGGTCTCCACCTCTTCATCCGTCAGAACCGCCGTTTCCCCGTCCTTCTGAACCTGCCAGCCGTCGTCCGTGTGGGTTATCCTGACGATGTCCCCCGCCGAAATGCCCTTGTCGGTATCCACAGAGACTATCTCCACCTCTTTGTCCGAAAAGCCGTAAACGGCCGTCAGGCAGAAAGAGCCGTCCGCATATACAGGAGGAATCACCGCACCGTGGGGATCCGTAGCGGGGTAGCCCATCTTTCCGTGGATATAATCTATGGCGTTATGGTCGTTAAAGTGCTCCAGAACGTGGGCTTTCGCATGGAGTTCGTTCTCCGGCACGCCCATATAGTGCAGATAAGTTTCCCACACCCTGTGGGCTTTTTTCAGCCTAAGCGCCTCTGTCTTTCCCTTATCCGTCAGTACATATTCTGAACCCTCAGGTTTTGCATATCCCTCTTCGGCAAGGTATTTCATGGCATTGCGCATCACTTTCGCCTTGACCTTCACATATCCTGCGATGTGTTCGGCGGTGACAGCCCTGCCGGATTTATACATACTGGCGATGATATCCTCTATCACCTGCTGGGGAACCATGTTTCTCCTGCGCAGCCAGTCCGCCAGAAGGCCGTATCTGGGCGCAAGCACCAGAACCGCAAGAAACTGCACGGTTGAAAACAGCATGATGGCCCCGCCGCCCGCACTGTTAAGCCAGACCGAAAGATAAAGCCCGCCCAGAATGCTGGTGAACCCGAAAAGCGCCGCAAGCGCCATCATCTTCTCCAGTCTGTCCGTCAGCAGATATGCCGTTGCCGCAGGGGTTATCAGAAGCCCCACGACAAGTATCACACCCACCATGCTCACCGCCGAAACAACTATCAGCGAAACGCACCCTGTGAAAAGATACTTGAACAGCAGAACGGGAATACCTATTGAAGCCGCCATTACCGGGTCGAAACTGGTCAGCTTGAAATATCTGAAAAACAGGATGATAACCGAAAGCACCGCCGCCGAAACGATGGCCGAAACCACCATGTCGAAGTCGGAAATGCCCAGAATATCCCCCATTATGAAGTGCATAAGATCGATATGGATATATTTGCCGAACACCGACACCAGAACAACGCCGCCCGCAAAAACTCCGGTGTACATTATTCCGATGGAGGCATCCTCCTTAATTCTGGATACCTTTGCAACAAAGCCTATCATAAACACTGTGATGAACGCCGAAATGAGCGAACCGACGAGCATTGCCCCCGCCGCCGCCTCCACGCCGAACACCAGTTTCATGAACAGATAACCCGCACCAACCCCCGCTATCATGGCATGGGAGAGAGCATCGCCCAGAAACGCCATCCGCTGAAGTATCACCAGACAGCCTGTCACAGCGCACACCACTGCAACGATACTGCCGCCTGCCAGTGCCTTAAGAAAATATATCTTCGTAAGCGGGTCTATGAATAATGTATATAATGTTTCCATAAATCATCCTTTCAGAAGGTCGGTGAAGACCTTCAGCTTACCTTCATAGACTTCGGAAAGAAGCTCCTGACGAAACACCAGACTGGGAGGCCCCGCCGCATAAAGCCGCTGTTTCACCAGAAGGAGCTTGTCAAAATATTCGGAAGCGGTGGCTAGGTCGTGGTGAACCACAACCAGTGTTATTCCCGCCTTTTTAGCCTCTGCCAGAACATCCAGAATGGCGCTTTCCGTTGCGGCATCAACACCTGCAAAAGGCTCGTCCAGAAGGAGTATCTGCGCACCCTGCGCCAATGCTCGTGCCATGAACACCCTCTGCTGCTGTCCGCCTGAAAGCTGACCTATCTGACGTTTTTTAAAATCGCTCATCCGCACCATCTCCAGTGCGCTGTCGACTATCTCCCTGTCCGCCTTTGATGGGTTGCGCCACCATTTCAGGTGTCCGTAGCGTCCCATCATGGCAACATCCTCCACAGTCACTGGATAGTCCCAGTCAACGGTTCCCCTCTGGGGAACGTAGGCTATCGCCCCTCTGGTCTGCTCAACGGGCTTGCCGAAGACATAAACATCGCCGATATCCCTGCGCACAAAGCCAAGCATTGCCTTCATCAGAGTGGACTTCCCTGCCCCGTTGGGACCTATTATGCCCACCAGTTCGCCCTTCTGTATCATAAAGCTGACGTCGAGCAGAGCGGGTTTAGGTCCGTAGCTCACCGTCAGGTTGCGCACCTGTATTGCGTATTCAGCGTTCATTGTTCTTTTCCTGTATCAAACATAAGGGCGGCGGAGATATCCTGACCGTCCTCAAACCATTTAGTATCCTCGGCGATAACCAGCCCGCCCTCCAGCACCTTTATGCGGACAGCATTCGCCCCGCCTTCTGCCGGAGGAACGGCGTTCACAGCCACCTCATGCTTTCCGCCGCTTATGTGCAGAGCGTTCAGAACCAGCGGAATACCTTTTGTAACTCCCTCATCGGCCTCAAAAACCTTTTTTCCGTCCAGAATAACAGTGAATCCCTTTGTTTTTTCGCCCACATCCAGAGCAAAAGGGTCTTTGGCGGTGGAGAAGGTCGGGGTTATCTCAACGGTTATCTCCCGTTCTTTGGCTATGGTGCGAACATATTCGCCGCCTTTTTCCGCTCCCCGATAGGCAAAGAAAAAGAGGACTATGCCCGCTGTCACAACCCATACCGCAAGGGTCAGTAAAAATTTCATCTGAGCCCCCTTACTATCTTGATAACGTTCTCACGCATCATTCCTATGTAGGTCTCTCCGGCTGTTCCGGTGTCGCCCATTGAATCGGAATATAAAGTTCCGCCCACGGTTACGCCCGCATCACGGGCTATCTCCCGTATCAGCTTGGGGTTTATGGTGGATTCAACGAAAATAGTTTTTACATTGTGCTGCCTGATGGAGCTTACAGCCGCCTCCCGCCTCTGGGGAGTGACCCCGCCGCCAACCTCGCCCCCTGTTGACCAGCCCACGGGAGCCGTGTTGACGAATCCGTACTCCTTGGCAAAATATCCGAACGCATCATGGTTGGTCACCAGAATCCGCTTCTGAGGCGGAATTGCGGCGACCTCTCTGCGTATCCACGAATCCAGCGCACGAAGCTCTGAAAGATAGAGCTTCGCCCGCATTATGAAATTGTCTTTATGTTCAGGGGCTATGCCTATCAGCCCCCTTGTTATGTTGTTGACATACACGGCGGCGTTTGCAGGAGTGAACCACGAATGGGGATCGTTAATCTTCTCTCCCCCCGTCTCAAGGATAAGGGGTTTTATACCGTCTGTGGCGGTTATCAGCGGTTTTTTGGAGTCTACGGCCAGAGAGCGCATCCAGTTCTTGCCCTCCAGATGGAACCCGTTCTCTATCAGCAGGTCGCTTTTGCGCACCCTGTCCATGTCCGCAGGAACGGGAGTATAGGTGTGAGGATCCTGTCCGGGAGCAAGGATGCACAGCACTCGGACATCATCTCCGGCTATGTTTCTGGTGATGTCATATATCTGTGTGGTGGAAACTGTCACGGTTTTTTGTGCCTGTGCGGCGGAAAATGTGAAAAAAACCCAAAAAACCACCAAAAATCTGATAAACATACTCAACTCCGTAAAAAAAACTGTTGATATTTTTTATCATCTTCGAATATTATACACCATATAAATATACAAATCCCATGTATCGGAACAAGTAATTATTTTGCGGAGAGTATAATGTACGACAGAATTTTAAGAGACAAAGAGCTAAAGGTTACACCCCAGAGAATCTTTATTCTGGAAGAAATAAGAAAAATGGGGCACGCCGGAATTGAAGATCTCCACGACAAAGTTAAAGAGGTATACTCTTCCGTAAGCCTTGCAACCATCTACAAGAACATACACATCCTCGTTGAGGAGAACATCCTCAGAGAGGTTCCCGTTCACGGCAGAAAACCCGTTTACGAGATAAACATAGGCGACCACGTTCACCTTTGCTGTTCAAAATGCGGCGAAATATCCGACCTGATGGATGTTGACACTGCGCCCATGCTGGCCGAGGCCGAAAAGCAGACAGGCCACAGATACGAGCGCATCGCAGTCATGCTTCAGGGAACCTGCAAAAGCTGCTCTAACTAGGCACAAACAGAATAATAACAAAGCCCGCTTCGGCGGGTTTTTTTTATGGCCTTATTGACATACGCAGATTTATACGCAATATTATACGCAAGAGGTGACGTATGTACGGCGTAAAATATGAAATTGACGAGATGATGAGTGCAAGCTCCTTCTCAAGAAACATGAACAAGGTCAGTGAACTGCTGGAAACCATGAAAAGGGTCGTTGTGCTGAGAAACAACACTCCCGAAATGGTTGTTCTGCCCATTGCAGAATACGAGCACATAAAGGCTCTTGCCGATCTGGCGGAACATCTTGAGATAGCGCATCTGATTGAAAAGAGAAAAGAAGAAAAATATCACTCGCTTGAAGATGTTCTTAAGGAAAACGGCCTTGGCTAAGGTGTTTCAGATCAGACTGTCGGATTCAGCAAGGGCTGATTTCGGGCAGTTGGAAGGCAGTATAAAAAATCTTGTTGCAAAACAGCTGAAAGCTCTTGAGACAAACCCTTTCAAAGGCGAAGCTCTGGGAAACAAGGCTGGAATCGACCTCACCGGATACTACAAACTGTATGTGTGCAAAAAGCAGGTCAGAATAATCTACAGAGTTGAGAATCACGAACTGATAGTATGCGTTGTCGGGATAGGCAGACGTGATAATCTGGACGTATACAGAAGCACATACGAAAAGCTCAAGCCCGAATAGGATTATTTAACGCAAACCCTGTCACGGCCGGAGTTTTTTGCCTCATACATTGCGGCATCGGCTCTGAGAAGCATACTGTCCGCAGTGTCGCCCTCGCCGAAGGAGGCAACGCCTATGCTCACCGTGTGCTCATGCCCTGTGGAAAACTGCCTGTTCTTAACTGAAATACGAATCCTCTCCGCCAGAATCTGAGCCTGCTCAACTCCCGTTTCAGGACAGATCACCAGAAATTCCTCGCCGCCCCACCTGCCGATGAAATCCGTTGTGCGGATGCTTTCCGAGGCCGCATGAACAAACTCTATAAGCACTCTGTCACCTGCAAGATGCCCGAACTCGTCATTGATTCTTTTAAAATAGTCTATATCCAGCAAAACTATGGAAAGCTCACGCTTATATCTTTTCGCCCTGTCCAGCTCCTGCATGAATATGAAATCCAGACGGGTGCGGTTGCTTATTCCCGTCAGGTGGTCTATCTGTGAGATGCGTACCAGCTCACGGTTGAGCCTTCTTATGCTCACTATCCAAAGCCCCGCCGCAATACCTGTAAAGCAGAAAACGAGCAGAATTATGACAACTGGCTTATAGTCTATGCCTGTCTGGGCTTTGATGTATATGTGTTTATTGACTATGGACTCTCTGTCGGAAGGGGTTATCTTTGATACACCGAAGTTGAGTATTTCAGCCAGAGCAGGCTCGCTCTTAACCACTCCGATGCGCAGTTTGTTGGTATAGTTAGGGAGCTGACCGGATATTTTGAGGTTGAAAAGCCCCTCTTCCTTGATGGTGAATGCCGCCATGATGAGGGAGCGCATGGTCATATCCGCTTTTTTGGTGGAGACCATTTCGAAAGCCTCCCTTTCGCTCCCGCAGTTGAGCACTCGCAGGTTCGGATAGTCTTTGCGGATAAGCTCCTCCATAGCCGTTCCTGAGGGAAATACAATGGTTTCGTCAGTAAGCTCGGCAGGATCTGGGATGTATCTGTGCTCCTCACGGGTGACAAAAACGTTGACATCGGTAAATACGGGTTCCGTGAAGTTAAGCCATGTATCTCTTTCGGGGGTACTGTTCAGAAAGCTTAAAATCTCGCATCTGCCCGTCTGAGCAAATGCCAGACTTTCGTCCCAGTCTCTGGTGGGCACTATCTCAAGCTGCAATCCGGCATTTTTTGCCGCCAGCCGCAGAAGATCCGCTGCGATCCCCTCGTGCTGTCCCTTTTCGTTTATCCTTTCGAAAGGATACCAGTCGGGATCCACACATACCTTAACCGCACCGTGATTCTTGATATATTCTTTCTGGGAATCGCTCAGTTCATCGGCATGACTGAAAAAGACGAATGAAAGGGTGAGAAGAGCAAACAAAAAAACTTTCAATATAAGCCCCGCAAGGAATGTCTATCTGTACATTTTAAGCCTGCGGCAAAAAATTGTCAACTGTGTTGACGATTAATAAACTCCATATCCTCTTCGAGGTCGGGTCCCTTCACCGTAAGATAGTCGCCCACCATCATTCCGCTTGCTCCCGCAGAGAAAACCTTTTCAGCTCCGCCTGATTTAAACACGGCGTTGCGTCCGCCGCAGACCCTGAGGATCCTGTCGGGCAGAACAAATCTGTAAACAGCTATGATGCGCATGGCCTCCTCTTCGGTGAGGATGTCCGTGCCCTCTTTGGGCGTACCTGTCACGGGATTCAGAAAGTTTATCGGAACCGACTGAACGCCAAGCTCACGCAGAAGTACAGCAAGCTCGTATCTGTGCTCCCATTTTTCCCCTATGCCGAAGATTCCGCCGCAGCATACGTCTATTCCCGCTCTCAAGGCCTCTTTAACTGCGTTAACATCGTCTGCGTATTCATGGGTGGTGCAGATGTTGGGGAAAAAACTTTCTGATGTTTCAAGGTTGTGGTGATACGAGTCCAGCCCCGCCTCTTTCAGCTCAATAAGCTGTTCATAGGTGAGGCATCCAACTGATATATCCGTTTGCAGACCGATGGATTTGACAAGCTCCACCGCCGCTTTTATCTTCCTGAATTCTTCATCGTCGGGTCCAAGTCCGCTTGAAACTATGCTGAAACGCTCAACGCCCAGTTCCTTTGTGCGGATGGCTGCCTCTTTAATCTTTGCAAGGTCGATGAAGGGGAAAACCGGTGCTTTTGTGCCGTAGTGTGCCGACTGGGCGCAGAAAACGCAGTCCTCGCTGCAAAGCCCGCTTCTGGCATTGATTATTGAGCAGGTCTTAACCGTTCGCCCTGTGAAACCGTCTCTCAGTTTTTGTGCATAGTCCGTAACAACGGCCAGATCGCCGTCAATAAGCTCAAAGAACTCGGCAGAGGAGATAAGCTCCCCGCCGAGTGCCTTTTCATATATGTTTTCAATCATCATTTTCCGCCGTAAAGTTCAATTATCTCCAGAATATCGTTCAGAATGTCCTTTGTATCCTCAACACCCAGCGAAAGCCTGACCAGACTGTCGCTGATGCCTCTGGCGGCACGTTCCGCAGGGGGCATGGCCGCATGGGACATTTTAGCCGGATAGGAGATGATGCTCTCCACACCGCCCAGACTCACAGCGAAAGCCGCATATTTTGCGTTTTCCAGCAGTTTGTGGGCAAGATCGGCCGTTTCAAGCTCGAACGACAGAACGGCTCCCGCCCCGTCACTCTGCTTTTTGTTTATCCCGTATCCAGGATGGCTCTCAAGTCCGGGGTAGTATACCTTTTTAATCTTCGGATGCTTGGACAGTTCCTCAGCTATTATGCCTGCGGAGCGCTGTCCGGCCTCCATTCTGACTCCGAGGGTCTTAAGCCCTCTTATCACCAGCCAGCAGTCGTTTGGCGGCAGAACCGCTCCCACTGCGTTCTGAATATATTTTATGCGCTTGGCCAGATCCTTGTCCGCCGTCACTGCAAATCCGCAGAGAACGTCGCTGTGGCCGTTGATGAACTTTGTGCCGCTGTGCACCACTATGTCGCACCCAAGCTCTATGGGTCTCTGGAGATAGGGGCTCATGAATGTGTTGTCCACAATGGTGATAAGCTCATGCTCTTTGGCGAGGTTCGCCATAGCTTTCAGGTCGGTTATCTTCATAAGGGGATTCGAGGGTGTTTCCAGATAGAAGGCCTTGGTATTGGGCTTTATTGCCGCTTCAAAGGCCTCAACGGACGTTGCATCCGCAAAGGTGGCCTCTATGCCGAAACGGGAGAGAAGTCCTGTGAGCACCCTCCATGTTCCGCCGTATACGTCCTCACAGACCACGATATGGTCACCGGGTGAAAATATCATCAGAACCGATGATATTGCCGCCATGCCGGAGGCGAAGGCGTAGCCGTGGGTGCCGCTTTCAAGCTCGGCTATAATAGTCTCCAGAGCCTCCCTTGTGGGGTTGCCGGAGCGGGAATAGTCATATTTTCCGAAATGGTCTGCGGAATCCTGCGCAAAGGTTGACGCATGGATGAGCGGAACGCTCAGTGCACCTGTGCCGGGGTCGATTCCGAATCCGTTATGTACCAGACGGGTGTTTCTGCCCGCTTTGTTCGCTTTCGCCATTATCTTACCTCGCTTT includes the following:
- a CDS encoding metal ABC transporter ATP-binding protein, which gives rise to MNAEYAIQVRNLTVSYGPKPALLDVSFMIQKGELVGIIGPNGAGKSTLMKAMLGFVRRDIGDVYVFGKPVEQTRGAIAYVPQRGTVDWDYPVTVEDVAMMGRYGHLKWWRNPSKADREIVDSALEMVRMSDFKKRQIGQLSGGQQQRVFMARALAQGAQILLLDEPFAGVDAATESAILDVLAEAKKAGITLVVVHHDLATASEYFDKLLLVKQRLYAAGPPSLVFRQELLSEVYEGKLKVFTDLLKG
- a CDS encoding metal ABC transporter solute-binding protein, Zn/Mn family, which translates into the protein MFIRFLVVFWVFFTFSAAQAQKTVTVSTTQIYDITRNIAGDDVRVLCILAPGQDPHTYTPVPADMDRVRKSDLLIENGFHLEGKNWMRSLAVDSKKPLITATDGIKPLILETGGEKINDPHSWFTPANAAVYVNNITRGLIGIAPEHKDNFIMRAKLYLSELRALDSWIRREVAAIPPQKRILVTNHDAFGYFAKEYGFVNTAPVGWSTGGEVGGGVTPQRREAAVSSIRQHNVKTIFVESTINPKLIREIARDAGVTVGGTLYSDSMGDTGTAGETYIGMMRENVIKIVRGLR
- a CDS encoding Fur family transcriptional regulator, yielding MYDRILRDKELKVTPQRIFILEEIRKMGHAGIEDLHDKVKEVYSSVSLATIYKNIHILVEENILREVPVHGRKPVYEINIGDHVHLCCSKCGEISDLMDVDTAPMLAEAEKQTGHRYERIAVMLQGTCKSCSN
- a CDS encoding type II toxin-antitoxin system Phd/YefM family antitoxin gives rise to the protein MYGVKYEIDEMMSASSFSRNMNKVSELLETMKRVVVLRNNTPEMVVLPIAEYEHIKALADLAEHLEIAHLIEKRKEEKYHSLEDVLKENGLG
- a CDS encoding type II toxin-antitoxin system RelE family toxin, with amino-acid sequence MFQIRLSDSARADFGQLEGSIKNLVAKQLKALETNPFKGEALGNKAGIDLTGYYKLYVCKKQVRIIYRVENHELIVCVVGIGRRDNLDVYRSTYEKLKPE
- a CDS encoding diguanylate cyclase; its protein translation is MKVFLFALLTLSFVFFSHADELSDSQKEYIKNHGAVKVCVDPDWYPFERINEKGQHEGIAADLLRLAAKNAGLQLEIVPTRDWDESLAFAQTGRCEILSFLNSTPERDTWLNFTEPVFTDVNVFVTREEHRYIPDPAELTDETIVFPSGTAMEELIRKDYPNLRVLNCGSEREAFEMVSTKKADMTMRSLIMAAFTIKEEGLFNLKISGQLPNYTNKLRIGVVKSEPALAEILNFGVSKITPSDRESIVNKHIYIKAQTGIDYKPVVIILLVFCFTGIAAGLWIVSIRRLNRELVRISQIDHLTGISNRTRLDFIFMQELDRAKRYKRELSIVLLDIDYFKRINDEFGHLAGDRVLIEFVHAASESIRTTDFIGRWGGEEFLVICPETGVEQAQILAERIRISVKNRQFSTGHEHTVSIGVASFGEGDTADSMLLRADAAMYEAKNSGRDRVCVK
- the bioB gene encoding biotin synthase BioB; the protein is MIENIYEKALGGELISSAEFFELIDGDLAVVTDYAQKLRDGFTGRTVKTCSIINARSGLCSEDCVFCAQSAHYGTKAPVFPFIDLAKIKEAAIRTKELGVERFSIVSSGLGPDDEEFRKIKAAVELVKSIGLQTDISVGCLTYEQLIELKEAGLDSYHHNLETSESFFPNICTTHEYADDVNAVKEALRAGIDVCCGGIFGIGEKWEHRYELAVLLRELGVQSVPINFLNPVTGTPKEGTDILTEEEAMRIIAVYRFVLPDRILRVCGGRNAVFKSGGAEKVFSAGASGMMVGDYLTVKGPDLEEDMEFINRQHS